In one Marinilabiliales bacterium genomic region, the following are encoded:
- a CDS encoding AbgT family transporter, with protein MANSKNGSSGFIARMLGAIERVGNKLPHPATLFAIFAGGTIVLSGIVSAFDITVTHPGTGEEVKPFSLLTIEGLHMILMRMVVNFTSFAPLGTVLVALLGIGVMESSGFMSTALRKLVLSAPRKLLTFAIVFAGILSNTASEVGYVVLVPLGAMIFLAVGRNPIAGLAAAFAGVSGGYSANLLLGTIDPLLAGLSEEAAHIIDETYQVNPAANYYFMFISTFFIAFVGTWVTEKIVIPRLGPYKGDAKPEELSDISSDEKRGLKYASWTFYVIVLLLLWATMPISGGIWDNIPGSGFLRDPLTGDLLRSPFMSGIVAMIFIIAAVIGIAYGIGAKTLKSNADVINGMGKSMSTLGTYIVLVFFAAQFVAYFNWTNLGLIFAIKGAEGISALGMGRIPLMISLVLISALINLIIGSASAKWAIMAPVFIPMFMLLGYSPEFTQLAYRVGDSVTNVIAPMMSYFALIVAFMEKYDKRAGIGTIIATMLPYSVMFLLFWLAMLIVWILTGLPIGPGAELFYTL; from the coding sequence ATGGCAAACAGTAAAAACGGAAGTTCGGGGTTCATTGCAAGAATGCTCGGTGCAATAGAGCGGGTAGGAAATAAACTGCCGCATCCGGCCACCCTGTTTGCCATTTTTGCGGGAGGAACGATTGTGTTATCAGGGATCGTGAGTGCTTTTGACATCACGGTTACGCATCCGGGCACCGGCGAGGAGGTAAAGCCTTTCAGCCTGCTGACGATCGAAGGGCTGCATATGATACTGATGAGGATGGTGGTCAACTTCACCTCTTTTGCACCTCTGGGGACTGTACTTGTTGCACTCCTCGGTATAGGGGTGATGGAGTCGAGCGGTTTCATGTCGACCGCGCTGCGCAAGCTGGTGCTGTCGGCGCCCAGGAAGCTTCTGACATTTGCAATCGTGTTTGCAGGGATCCTTTCAAATACAGCCAGTGAGGTTGGATATGTCGTTCTTGTTCCCCTGGGGGCTATGATATTCCTTGCAGTAGGCAGGAACCCGATAGCGGGGCTGGCCGCCGCCTTTGCAGGTGTTTCCGGGGGATACAGTGCCAATTTGCTTTTGGGGACCATTGATCCGCTGCTTGCAGGATTGTCGGAGGAGGCGGCCCATATAATTGACGAAACCTACCAGGTTAACCCCGCTGCCAACTATTACTTCATGTTTATTTCCACTTTCTTTATAGCATTTGTAGGCACCTGGGTTACCGAAAAGATCGTAATCCCACGCCTGGGTCCGTACAAGGGTGATGCGAAGCCTGAAGAACTGAGTGATATCAGCAGTGATGAGAAGAGGGGCTTGAAATATGCATCCTGGACCTTTTACGTGATTGTGCTGCTGCTGTTGTGGGCCACGATGCCCATCAGCGGAGGGATATGGGACAATATACCCGGCAGCGGTTTTTTGCGTGACCCCTTAACAGGCGACCTGCTGAGGTCCCCTTTCATGTCGGGTATCGTTGCCATGATCTTCATTATTGCCGCAGTGATCGGTATAGCTTACGGAATCGGGGCAAAAACCCTGAAAAGCAATGCCGATGTTATAAACGGGATGGGCAAGTCAATGTCGACGCTCGGCACATACATAGTTCTGGTTTTCTTTGCTGCACAGTTCGTTGCCTATTTCAACTGGACCAATCTTGGACTTATCTTTGCGATCAAGGGTGCCGAAGGCATAAGCGCACTGGGAATGGGGAGAATACCTCTGATGATCAGCCTTGTTTTGATTTCGGCACTGATAAACCTTATTATTGGAAGCGCCTCGGCAAAATGGGCCATCATGGCCCCCGTTTTCATACCGATGTTCATGCTGCTTGGATATTCGCCTGAATTTACTCAGCTTGCCTACAGGGTTGGCGACAGCGTTACCAATGTGATCGCTCCAATGATGTCATATTTTGCTCTTATAGTAGCCTTTATGGAAAAATATGACAAGCGTGCAGGTATAGGTACCATAATTGCAACAATGCTGCCCTATTCGGTTATGTTCCTTCTTTTCTGGCTGGCAATGCTGATTGTATGGATACTTACGGGCCTGCCGATAGGACCTGGAGCAGAGCTGTTTTATACTTTATAG
- a CDS encoding serine protease yields MYTSVWKNHHKSVCSFEFYSKRGILFYRATGFRYKDYIVTDICSEEMRRAVRLVLRFCPDSSTEPVMFKELNTVDLRKLIAGELKNRYSGIKLIRVPPGRTAPVPLAAPVVPAAVVTGTQVAIIGYSRRMNKPYLKAGIVSSHNIIGGDEYMHIEAPFEPGNAGSPVIDLSTGNIVGVVTDCLSSQLRDYRVLKSIIKENIRTLSKLNGSFNDGRTDFAQAIKANQYMAMNLARDIHLGCHRSYGFAAPFIRIARYVKAIGHEIQISVNTSVQEGY; encoded by the coding sequence ATGTACACCTCTGTCTGGAAAAACCATCACAAATCTGTATGTTCTTTTGAATTTTACAGTAAAAGGGGCATCCTTTTTTACCGGGCGACCGGCTTCAGGTACAAAGACTATATTGTGACTGACATATGCAGCGAAGAGATGAGAAGGGCCGTACGTTTAGTCCTGCGTTTTTGTCCTGATAGCTCAACTGAGCCTGTTATGTTTAAGGAACTCAACACCGTTGATCTGCGCAAGCTTATAGCGGGTGAGCTGAAAAATCGATATTCAGGAATAAAACTGATAAGGGTTCCCCCCGGCAGGACAGCGCCTGTTCCTTTAGCGGCACCTGTTGTACCTGCTGCTGTGGTAACCGGCACCCAGGTTGCCATTATCGGGTACAGCAGGCGTATGAACAAACCGTATTTGAAAGCTGGTATTGTTTCTTCACATAATATTATCGGTGGAGATGAATATATGCACATTGAAGCACCGTTTGAACCGGGCAATGCCGGTTCTCCTGTAATTGACCTGTCAACCGGTAATATTGTAGGAGTTGTTACTGATTGTCTATCTTCACAGTTGAGGGACTACAGGGTGCTGAAGAGTATCATTAAAGAAAATATAAGAACGCTCAGCAAGTTAAACGGCAGCTTTAACGATGGCAGGACTGATTTTGCACAGGCTATAAAAGCCAATCAGTACATGGCCATGAACCTGGCCAGGGATATTCACCTTGGCTGTCACAGGAGTTATGGTTTTGCAGCACCTTTTATCCGGATAGCACGGTATGTGAAAGCCATTGGGCACGAGATACAGATCAGTGTAAATACTTCGGTGCAGGAGGGATATTAG
- a CDS encoding NAD(P)H-hydrate dehydratase, with translation MKILTTNQIREADLFTIENEPVSSLNLMERAAGAIAGWFFENLPAGEQIMIFAGPGNNGGDGLALGRILKENGYSPRIYLMTSSTGYSPDTSVNLERLQAIGLKPEILTPSGELPLISHSSVVVDALFGTGLSRPLEGFPAKIIDHINASGAKVVSVDMPSGLFGDDNRENTGGSIISASHTLSFQVPKLAFMFTENERFTGRWEILPIGLHEEFLNNVKTSFHYACAETVRALIRPRRIFSHKGNLGHCLLISGSRGKMGAAVLAAESCLRTGTGLLTVHVPKEGCGIVQTAIPEAMLSIDCSENFFTELPDLDKFDAIGAGPGTGTGIKTSRALYKLITTVKVPLILDADAINIMAGNNEWIGLLPENSVLTPHPGEFDRLAGKHMNSHDRLLTQINLAKNHKITIVLKGAFTSTATPSGDVYFNGSGNPGMATAGSGDVLTGIILSLLGQGYPPADAAITGVFIHGMAGDHASSIGSEESLIARDISSSLGNAFRKLKTARS, from the coding sequence ATGAAGATATTGACAACAAACCAGATAAGAGAGGCCGACCTGTTCACCATAGAAAATGAACCGGTCTCATCTCTCAATCTGATGGAGAGAGCCGCCGGGGCAATAGCCGGCTGGTTCTTCGAAAACCTGCCGGCCGGGGAGCAGATCATGATATTTGCAGGGCCGGGCAACAACGGGGGTGACGGACTGGCTCTTGGACGGATACTCAAAGAAAATGGATATTCTCCACGTATATACCTGATGACCTCATCAACAGGATATTCTCCGGATACATCAGTCAACCTTGAAAGACTTCAGGCCATTGGTCTGAAGCCGGAAATTCTGACACCTTCAGGCGAACTTCCCCTTATCAGCCACTCATCGGTAGTTGTGGATGCACTTTTTGGTACAGGACTGTCAAGGCCGCTGGAAGGTTTTCCGGCTAAAATAATTGATCATATAAATGCTTCGGGTGCAAAAGTGGTCTCGGTCGACATGCCGAGCGGACTTTTTGGTGATGACAACCGTGAGAACACCGGTGGCAGCATAATCAGTGCAAGCCATACACTTTCGTTCCAGGTTCCGAAGCTGGCATTCATGTTTACAGAGAATGAAAGATTTACGGGCAGATGGGAAATACTGCCGATAGGCCTGCATGAAGAGTTTCTGAATAATGTAAAGACCAGCTTCCATTATGCCTGTGCCGAAACGGTCAGGGCCCTGATCCGGCCGAGAAGGATATTCTCCCATAAGGGGAATCTGGGACATTGCCTGCTGATATCAGGCAGCAGAGGCAAAATGGGAGCTGCGGTACTTGCAGCCGAATCATGCCTGAGGACGGGGACGGGACTGCTGACAGTGCACGTACCAAAAGAAGGCTGCGGTATAGTACAGACTGCAATACCCGAAGCAATGTTAAGCATAGACTGCTCAGAGAACTTCTTCACCGAGCTGCCTGACCTTGATAAGTTTGATGCCATTGGAGCAGGGCCGGGAACCGGAACAGGTATAAAAACAAGCCGGGCACTTTACAAACTGATCACAACGGTGAAGGTTCCGCTAATCCTGGATGCCGATGCAATCAATATTATGGCCGGTAACAATGAATGGATTGGGCTCCTGCCCGAAAATTCAGTGCTGACACCACACCCTGGAGAGTTTGACCGCCTCGCAGGAAAGCACATGAACAGTCATGACCGGCTGCTTACCCAAATAAATCTTGCGAAAAACCATAAGATCACAATAGTCCTCAAAGGGGCGTTCACATCGACAGCAACTCCATCAGGCGATGTATATTTCAACGGTAGCGGGAACCCGGGAATGGCAACAGCCGGTTCGGGCGATGTGTTGACAGGAATTATCTTATCTTTGCTCGGTCAGGGTTACCCCCCTGCTGATGCTGCAATCACAGGTGTTTTTATTCACGGAATGGCAGGTGATCATGCGTCTTCAATCGGTTCGGAGGAATCGCTGATTGCCCGTGATATAAGCTCATCTCTGGGAAATGCATTCAGAAAACTAAAAACTGCTCGATCATGA
- a CDS encoding thymidine kinase, translating into MFLENSIRGNKKGGSIEVIAGSMFSGKTEELIRRLKRAKIANQRVEIFKPEIDNRYSDEHVISHDDNAIMSTSVSSSGNILLLAADVDVVGIDEAQFFDSNLVDVCNELANSGVRVIVAGLDMDFRGKPFGPIPMLLATAEYVTKVHAICMQCGNLAQFSYRKDVSEKIVLLGEQNLYEPLCRVCFNEIQRKNIRPAR; encoded by the coding sequence ATGTTTCTTGAAAATTCAATCAGGGGCAACAAAAAGGGGGGATCGATTGAGGTAATTGCCGGTTCAATGTTCTCAGGGAAAACGGAAGAACTTATACGGCGTCTTAAAAGAGCGAAGATAGCCAACCAGAGAGTCGAGATATTCAAGCCTGAAATAGATAACAGATACTCTGATGAACATGTTATTTCGCATGATGATAATGCCATAATGTCTACATCTGTTTCATCCTCAGGTAATATCCTGCTGCTTGCGGCAGATGTTGACGTTGTCGGGATTGATGAGGCACAGTTTTTTGACAGCAATCTGGTTGATGTCTGCAATGAACTTGCCAACTCGGGTGTCAGGGTTATTGTGGCCGGACTGGATATGGATTTCAGGGGCAAACCATTCGGACCTATCCCTATGCTTCTTGCAACAGCGGAATATGTAACCAAGGTTCATGCGATATGCATGCAATGTGGAAATCTTGCGCAGTTTTCCTACCGTAAAGATGTTTCAGAGAAAATTGTTTTGCTTGGTGAGCAGAATCTGTATGAGCCGTTATGTCGTGTTTGCTTCAATGAGATACAAAGGAAAAACATCAGGCCGGCACGCTGA
- a CDS encoding bifunctional UDP-N-acetylmuramoyl-tripeptide:D-alanyl-D-alanine ligase/alanine racemase — MAKYHVEKIAGAVGGKLYMGGSNQVIRNIVTDSRKFSFPGDSLFVAIRGERNDGHNYLTALFRQQVRNFLVERLPEDINRFQGANFIVVNNTLRALQLLAASHRNEFDLPVIGITGSNGKTILKEWLFQLMQKERVVVRSPKSYNSQVGVPLSVWQIEPRHDLAIFEAGISRPGEMEFLEPIIRPGTGVITNIGQAHQEHFSDLETKLAEKMLLFRECGTLVYCRDHRIIDDYIRGKSFYRGKRLFTWSRSGKADLQVTEIARSERKTGISAIYKGKRYTINIPFSDKASVENAVHAWAVMLTLGFEQELIGAGMGELTPVAMRLEQKQGVNNCTIINDSYNSDLASLDIAMDFLSRVTGRKRKTVILSDMFETGRSADDLFCEIGKLLNREKTNHLIGVGTDVRKIESYFEGKLEFYDTTEELLRNFDRRNICDSAVLLKGSRKFGFERISALLEEKTHETVLEINLNNLVSNFNYFRSLIRPRTKVMAVVKAFSYGSGGYQIANALVHNLVDYLAVAFVDEGVELRKSGISAPLMVMNPDFNDCSRIIENSLEPEIYGFSGFDLLVNVLREMGISGYPVHIKLDTGMHRLGFRPDEIGRLCDRLADCDNLRVVSVFSHLAAADDPSHDDFTRDQIRLFEKLYGKIAEKLDYPVLAHILNSAGIERFPEAQFDMVRLGIGMYGVSVNHVNKLSNVSTFKSVISQVKEVPSGSSIGYSRAYRAPGKMRIAVVPVGYADGLDRRLGNGNGWMMVKGKKVPVIGNICMDMCMIDITTVDALEGDEVTVFGDESSISDIAALLSTIPYEIFVKISERVRRIYVQE, encoded by the coding sequence ATGGCAAAATACCACGTTGAGAAGATAGCCGGCGCTGTCGGGGGGAAACTATACATGGGTGGCAGCAACCAGGTTATAAGGAACATTGTGACCGACAGCCGGAAATTCTCTTTTCCGGGTGATTCCCTTTTCGTGGCAATCAGGGGAGAAAGGAATGACGGGCATAATTACCTGACCGCCCTTTTCAGACAACAGGTCAGGAATTTTCTTGTAGAGCGCCTGCCGGAGGATATCAACCGCTTCCAGGGCGCTAATTTCATTGTTGTTAATAACACCCTGAGGGCCTTGCAGTTATTGGCTGCCAGTCACCGGAACGAGTTTGACCTTCCTGTAATCGGTATAACAGGCAGCAACGGAAAGACTATACTCAAGGAATGGCTTTTCCAGTTGATGCAGAAAGAAAGAGTGGTGGTCAGAAGTCCCAAAAGCTATAATTCACAGGTGGGTGTCCCTCTTTCGGTCTGGCAGATCGAGCCGCGCCATGACCTGGCCATTTTTGAGGCCGGCATATCGCGACCCGGTGAAATGGAGTTTCTTGAGCCCATTATCAGGCCTGGCACCGGGGTTATAACAAATATTGGCCAGGCACATCAGGAACACTTCAGCGACCTTGAGACCAAACTGGCTGAAAAGATGCTCCTGTTCAGGGAGTGCGGTACGCTGGTTTATTGCCGTGATCATAGGATAATTGATGACTACATCAGGGGTAAAAGCTTTTACAGGGGAAAGCGGCTATTTACATGGTCACGTTCAGGCAAGGCTGATCTCCAGGTTACCGAAATCGCCAGGAGTGAACGAAAAACCGGCATCTCTGCAATTTATAAAGGGAAGCGATACACCATTAACATTCCATTCTCTGACAAGGCATCTGTTGAAAATGCGGTTCATGCATGGGCCGTTATGCTGACGCTTGGTTTTGAGCAGGAATTAATAGGAGCCGGAATGGGGGAACTCACCCCTGTGGCGATGAGGCTTGAACAGAAGCAGGGGGTCAATAATTGCACCATCATAAATGACAGCTATAATTCAGACCTGGCTTCACTTGACATAGCAATGGATTTTTTATCACGGGTGACCGGCAGGAAAAGAAAGACCGTGATCCTGTCAGATATGTTCGAAACAGGCAGGAGCGCCGATGACCTGTTTTGCGAGATAGGGAAACTGCTTAACAGGGAAAAGACAAATCATCTTATTGGTGTTGGCACTGATGTAAGGAAGATTGAATCTTATTTTGAGGGGAAGCTTGAATTTTATGATACAACTGAAGAGCTGCTGCGCAACTTTGACAGGAGGAATATCTGCGATTCAGCCGTTTTACTCAAGGGTTCAAGAAAATTTGGTTTTGAACGTATTTCTGCACTTCTTGAAGAGAAGACACATGAAACCGTTCTGGAGATCAACCTTAATAATCTTGTAAGTAATTTTAATTATTTCAGATCATTGATACGCCCCCGCACAAAGGTAATGGCCGTGGTGAAGGCCTTCTCCTACGGAAGCGGAGGCTACCAGATCGCAAATGCACTTGTCCACAATCTGGTCGATTACCTTGCAGTTGCATTTGTTGACGAGGGAGTTGAACTCAGAAAATCAGGAATATCTGCACCTTTAATGGTCATGAACCCCGATTTCAATGATTGCAGCCGGATAATTGAAAACAGCCTGGAACCGGAAATTTATGGTTTCAGTGGATTTGATCTCCTGGTAAACGTACTGCGTGAAATGGGAATTTCCGGTTATCCGGTCCATATTAAGCTTGATACCGGGATGCACCGGTTGGGCTTCAGGCCTGACGAAATTGGAAGGCTCTGTGACCGGCTCGCAGATTGTGACAACTTAAGGGTGGTTTCTGTATTCTCCCATCTGGCTGCAGCAGATGACCCTTCGCACGATGATTTTACAAGGGATCAGATCAGGCTTTTTGAAAAGCTGTACGGGAAAATTGCAGAAAAGCTTGATTACCCCGTTCTTGCACATATCCTGAATTCGGCCGGGATCGAACGATTCCCTGAAGCACAGTTTGACATGGTAAGGCTGGGAATTGGGATGTACGGGGTCAGTGTCAATCATGTGAATAAACTTTCAAACGTCAGTACTTTTAAAAGTGTAATATCCCAGGTTAAAGAGGTGCCTTCGGGCAGCAGCATCGGATATTCAAGGGCTTACAGGGCTCCGGGGAAAATGCGTATTGCAGTTGTGCCGGTCGGGTATGCTGACGGACTTGACCGCAGACTTGGCAATGGTAACGGATGGATGATGGTAAAAGGCAAAAAAGTGCCGGTAATTGGCAACATATGCATGGATATGTGCATGATTGACATAACAACTGTTGATGCCCTGGAAGGAGATGAGGTTACAGTATTTGGAGATGAAAGTTCCATTAGTGATATTGCGGCCCTGTTGTCGACAATACCATATGAAATATTTGTAAAGATTTCAGAAAGGGTAAGACGTATTTATGTGCAGGAGTAA
- a CDS encoding sodium:solute symporter family protein, which produces MIFLWVVLGYLAFLMGISVYKSFAVKGQDDFMVAGRSVPTYKLVGTLLCTWIGSGSLLAGAGLAARVGLSELWMAAGAWVGIIIVFFLAARVRRIAQYTVPDILELRYNKWARILGTLVIVIAYTTIVGYQFRGGGFVLNLVAGVPEWQGVIITAAFIVLFTAFAGMISIVSVDIINGAVITLAVIVAVPLIYIHLGGSEYVSSSLDPSKLTVFGDNNLLWAMGIFFPTFLLLLGESNMYQKFFSARNEKSAKTAVVWWVLGTIVVETAIASLAILAFNHFNSLPSSSELFLSVENSEQIILHTARYSTEVGLPLLAGLLLICAAVAIITSTGNSFLMAPSTNLTRDIFQRFIKPDAGQKQVVLFQRMALIALGIMAYLLLTQFRTILDMAFTAYTMVGAGLTPVLLAAFLWKRVTTAGGVASIATGMGVTVLITVINAILPEPFISTSYIVIPAASASIAVLIIVSLLTRPDPEHKWQKFYTREASLAEAIREQKKI; this is translated from the coding sequence ATGATCTTCTTATGGGTGGTTCTTGGATACCTTGCTTTTCTTATGGGTATCAGCGTTTATAAAAGTTTTGCGGTAAAAGGGCAGGACGATTTCATGGTGGCGGGGCGTTCCGTACCTACGTATAAACTGGTGGGTACGCTTCTTTGTACCTGGATAGGTTCGGGAAGCCTTCTGGCAGGAGCAGGACTCGCTGCAAGGGTTGGGCTCTCGGAGTTATGGATGGCAGCGGGTGCCTGGGTTGGCATTATAATAGTATTCTTTCTTGCTGCCCGGGTCAGGAGAATTGCCCAGTACACGGTACCCGACATACTTGAGCTGCGCTACAACAAGTGGGCACGTATACTGGGGACCCTGGTAATTGTGATCGCCTATACCACTATCGTTGGTTACCAGTTCAGGGGCGGGGGGTTTGTGCTCAACCTTGTTGCAGGGGTGCCTGAATGGCAGGGGGTGATCATTACCGCAGCATTTATTGTTCTGTTTACCGCTTTTGCGGGAATGATCTCAATTGTTTCGGTTGACATAATTAACGGTGCAGTGATAACACTTGCCGTAATAGTTGCAGTCCCCCTGATCTATATCCATCTTGGCGGAAGTGAATATGTGTCTTCCAGCCTTGATCCTTCTAAACTTACGGTTTTTGGCGACAATAACCTTCTTTGGGCTATGGGTATCTTCTTTCCTACCTTCCTGCTTTTGCTCGGCGAATCTAACATGTACCAGAAGTTCTTTTCGGCGCGCAATGAAAAGTCGGCAAAAACTGCAGTGGTCTGGTGGGTACTTGGCACCATTGTAGTCGAAACCGCAATAGCTTCACTTGCCATACTGGCCTTCAATCATTTTAACAGCCTTCCGTCCTCTTCAGAACTTTTTCTGTCGGTTGAGAACTCGGAGCAGATAATTTTACACACAGCCAGGTACAGCACTGAGGTTGGGCTGCCGCTTCTTGCAGGGTTGCTTCTTATATGTGCGGCCGTAGCCATTATTACCTCCACCGGAAACAGTTTCCTTATGGCCCCTTCTACCAACCTTACCCGTGATATTTTCCAGCGGTTCATAAAACCCGATGCCGGACAGAAACAGGTGGTTCTTTTCCAGAGGATGGCCCTGATAGCTCTTGGCATAATGGCCTATTTGCTCCTTACCCAGTTCAGGACAATACTGGATATGGCCTTTACGGCCTACACCATGGTAGGAGCAGGGCTTACACCTGTGCTGCTGGCTGCTTTCCTCTGGAAACGCGTAACAACTGCGGGGGGGGTTGCCTCAATTGCTACCGGTATGGGGGTTACAGTATTGATAACGGTCATCAACGCAATTTTGCCTGAGCCATTTATCAGTACCAGTTATATTGTAATACCTGCTGCAAGTGCTTCAATTGCAGTGCTTATTATCGTATCGCTTCTGACCAGACCCGATCCGGAGCATAAATGGCAGAAATTCTATACCAGGGAGGCATCCCTCGCAGAAGCAATCCGTGAGCAGAAAAAGATTTAG
- the rsmI gene encoding 16S rRNA (cytidine(1402)-2'-O)-methyltransferase, with protein MGKLVLVPTPVGNLGDITLRALDVLKSADGILAEDTRRTGILLSHYNIENRIIPYHQHNEHRKVDAIAGMIAEGQTLALVTDAGTPGISDPGFLLVRTCIKNNIEIETLPGATAFLPALINSGIPGDRFCFEGFLPHKKGRKKRLEGLKEETRTIIFYESPYRICKLLQELSDVMGPDRLASVSRELTKIHEETVRGSLAELQLRFCKTDVKGEITLVLSGNQRV; from the coding sequence ATGGGAAAACTTGTACTTGTACCAACTCCGGTGGGAAACCTGGGAGATATAACCCTGAGGGCCCTTGATGTGCTAAAGAGCGCTGACGGGATACTGGCAGAAGACACAAGAAGAACAGGTATTCTCCTGTCGCATTACAATATAGAAAACAGGATAATTCCATATCATCAGCACAATGAGCACAGGAAGGTCGATGCCATTGCCGGAATGATCGCAGAAGGACAAACCCTTGCTCTTGTGACAGATGCCGGAACCCCGGGGATATCAGACCCCGGCTTCCTGCTGGTAAGGACATGTATTAAAAACAATATTGAGATTGAAACTCTCCCGGGAGCGACCGCATTTTTACCGGCATTGATAAACAGTGGCATACCGGGCGACAGGTTCTGTTTTGAAGGTTTTCTGCCACATAAGAAAGGGCGTAAAAAACGGTTAGAAGGCCTGAAGGAGGAAACAAGGACAATAATCTTTTACGAATCCCCCTACCGTATCTGCAAATTACTGCAGGAACTATCTGATGTAATGGGTCCGGACAGGCTGGCATCGGTTTCCAGGGAACTAACCAAAATTCATGAGGAGACAGTCAGGGGAAGCCTCGCTGAACTGCAACTGCGGTTTTGCAAAACAGATGTAAAAGGGGAAATTACACTTGTCTTATCTGGTAACCAACGGGTATAA
- the xseB gene encoding exodeoxyribonuclease VII small subunit, producing the protein MPENKISYNEAVGEIESILNQIENEDLDVDELSGKVKRAYFLLRLCREKLYATEKDIENILKDFAGEEEKSANNT; encoded by the coding sequence ATGCCTGAGAATAAGATCAGTTACAATGAAGCAGTGGGTGAAATAGAGAGTATACTTAACCAGATAGAGAACGAAGATCTGGACGTGGACGAACTTTCCGGCAAAGTAAAAAGAGCATACTTCCTGCTTAGATTGTGCCGGGAAAAGCTTTATGCAACCGAGAAAGACATTGAGAATATCCTGAAAGATTTTGCCGGAGAAGAAGAAAAGAGCGCCAATAATACCTAA
- a CDS encoding exodeoxyribonuclease VII large subunit: MGKNRHTLLELTGMIGKAISRSLNGSYWIVAEINEIRENYSGHCYLELVEKDSGNDNIVARCRATIWAYTWRMLKPYFETSTSQKLSKGMMVLVEVTVEFHELYGISLNIKEIDPVYTIGDLERRRKEILHRLEEEGIINMNRQLDIPGIPSRIAVISSPAAAGYEDFIHQLENNSRNYRFSTMLFPAQMQGSTAGRSVTDALDMIFEKEGMFDVVVILRGGGSASDLSCFDSYEIAAHIAQFPLPVITGIGHERDKTIAGMVANTNVKTPTAAAELLIGKYTEADSLVLSFGNRLASAVTNLIRQNRQVTTALSGSIPGIVKNRMQQAKAELRASGSIMARSAGGYIQKRHHTIDSFHYRFRVHTKNYLLSHKSSEAEMRTKLIPQHTARLLKGRSERLHLFGTKLGLLDPENLLKKGYALVTKNGNIVKSARNIHFGDLLETKLHDGRITSRVSDIDISTDNTKVSE; this comes from the coding sequence ATGGGAAAAAACAGGCACACCCTTCTGGAACTGACCGGCATGATCGGCAAAGCTATTTCCCGCAGCCTTAACGGCAGTTACTGGATAGTTGCTGAGATTAATGAGATAAGGGAAAACTATAGCGGACACTGTTACCTTGAGCTGGTGGAGAAGGACAGTGGTAACGACAATATAGTGGCAAGATGCCGTGCAACTATATGGGCCTATACATGGAGGATGCTTAAGCCATACTTTGAGACCTCAACATCCCAGAAGCTTTCCAAGGGGATGATGGTCCTTGTCGAGGTAACTGTCGAGTTTCATGAATTATATGGAATAAGTCTTAATATCAAAGAGATAGATCCGGTATATACAATAGGCGACCTTGAGAGAAGAAGAAAAGAGATCCTGCACAGGCTGGAGGAGGAAGGGATAATAAATATGAACAGGCAGCTCGATATTCCGGGTATTCCATCACGAATAGCAGTAATTTCCTCACCTGCCGCTGCGGGTTATGAAGATTTTATCCATCAGCTTGAGAATAATTCCCGCAATTACCGTTTCAGCACAATGCTCTTTCCTGCCCAGATGCAGGGCAGCACAGCCGGCAGGTCTGTTACCGATGCACTCGACATGATATTCGAAAAGGAAGGGATGTTTGATGTGGTGGTGATCCTAAGGGGAGGTGGTTCGGCATCTGACCTGAGCTGCTTTGACAGCTATGAGATAGCAGCACATATTGCACAGTTCCCGCTGCCGGTTATTACAGGAATTGGACATGAAAGGGATAAAACAATTGCAGGTATGGTTGCAAACACGAATGTAAAAACCCCCACTGCTGCCGCAGAGCTGCTTATAGGCAAGTACACTGAAGCTGACAGCCTTGTTTTATCGTTTGGAAACAGGCTGGCTTCCGCTGTCACAAACCTGATCCGGCAGAACAGGCAGGTAACTACCGCACTTTCAGGCAGTATACCAGGTATCGTAAAAAACAGGATGCAGCAGGCTAAGGCGGAACTCCGGGCCTCAGGGTCAATAATGGCGAGGTCAGCAGGTGGTTATATTCAAAAAAGACATCACACTATCGATTCGTTCCATTACCGCTTCAGGGTCCATACAAAGAACTACCTGCTAAGCCATAAGAGCAGTGAGGCCGAGATGCGCACAAAGCTTATACCACAGCATACCGCCAGATTATTAAAAGGCAGGTCGGAAAGGCTCCATCTGTTCGGGACAAAGCTGGGACTTCTGGACCCGGAAAATCTCCTTAAAAAAGGTTATGCGCTCGTCACGAAGAACGGAAACATTGTAAAAAGTGCCAGGAATATCCATTTTGGCGACCTGCTGGAAACTAAATTGCATGACGGCCGTATAACCAGCAGGGTGTCGGATATTGATATATCCACGGACAATACCAAAGTCTCTGAATGA